From Triticum aestivum cultivar Chinese Spring chromosome 4A, IWGSC CS RefSeq v2.1, whole genome shotgun sequence, a single genomic window includes:
- the LOC123088441 gene encoding uncharacterized protein, whose protein sequence is MWRSMFRFINAWLQAVFRYITAWLQAAAADDSDAVALPRAAMDFPVTVSFGPLHRPLHSFRATKNNLPDGVSEGQVRRLEEDLETLFTELKVVSEADDPSFTAGCWMKEVRELRYDAEDFFNEVPRSSAAGRSALLSIILWIPSKLKRRRQAAEAFSDLRARARDASQRRQSLHIGPTTIKPEFGQANVRSSPQLLLDLEESMEKLVKLMALDDQEIADLLAFDSEDAEQQVQVVPIFGSAGVGKTTLARTFYRNFGGKFQCRAFVRVSRNPDMRRMLSSMLSQIKAPPVRGFPDVQDLIDHIREYLQSKRYLIVIDDLWASSTWDIISRAFPDGDCCSRIMVTTEIKDVALACSRYQFKYMYEMNPLNGDQSSKLLLGRVFGSESGCPPDFKEVTYEIIQKCGGLPLAIENIASMLACELDVDQWKHVRDSLPSVLGLRTNPSSEGLKEVLNIIYNNLSPYMKTCLLYLNMYPEGNTISKEDLVKQWVAEDLIGEGQNREKTARDYFDELVSRGMIQPLDRNYNDEVLTCTVHHMVLDLIRYKSLEENFIINVSCFQTTPGLPDKVRRLSIQFGAAKCANIPADFMMTQVRSLMFFGFFNCVPSVGEYKLLQVLILNIWADERKIFDLTRIGELFVLRYLKIDGNITVHLPDEIRQLKLLETLELHAPVNDMPSDISCLPLLRTLGYFDLSKSSIENVQSLGELNNLEDLHLTWSNIAQPDNLKNNMQCLGTILWKLSNLKSLTLVPAASSHADVLDDAGGASVGISGDVLSSLSSPPALLQRLELSGGCCIFSSLPEWTKELGNLCILKIAVRKLLRKDIDILKRLPALMALSLYIWTAPVGKVVFDDEGFSVLKYFKFTCAAPCVAFLKGAMPSVRELKLAFDADRMEQYPQIVPGLEYLTELREITAKVGGTGADESDKRYAESALSGAIANHRSTPIIRVQCVDRIFFGAITQEQEYWTLEEQHEIQEELLDPLPEFFISTPSTQEHVEGRDKSVEVLTQEQEHCTLDLVTELLLTPTQTRDGVQGEQMGGSKVVVTQEQEHWITEKQHETRAEFLDPLPDLLISTQSTDKETGDGAQGEIIKRSMEVLTHGHEHLTLEKQHEIHEELFDLLPEVLSTPSTQIQVTEEVQDGEIERLMEVLTQEQEQCTLESQHEMTEGMQDVQIGTSIEAAAQEDNNTRQRQHEIEKELLDPLPELLSISSTPSPEIQIIDEVQNRVTQRSMEVVSASQGTLGPLLEKINGLLANEHASLNGGLRREVRYLKSDLADMHTMMKKYTMLEDPDVLVKEWISLLRELSYDAEDCLDKFVQKLDSGGSHGGFKGIVRRASLLPKKIKSRRGFAEKIGELKVCVKNLRELKSKLDDTACVTSYHSTVDPRLSARFADGGHLVGIDGPRDDLTKWMVEVGNSSAKNHRRVLSIVGFGGLGKTTLANQVYRKTEGHFHCQAFVSVSQKPNIKKIIMDLISQVSSHGFTEDIDNWDERRSIEELRGLLQGKRYLVVIDDIWSIEAWNIIKSALPENNCSSRIITTTRIIDVARSCCVDRDDRMYEMQFLSDYHSKKMFFKRIFGFEDVPDMLEEVSKEILKKCGGLPLAIISMSSLLANRPAKKEEWEKVITSTGSASLEGMKGILWLSYKDLPDNLKTCLLYLSNFPEGSVIERDRLVRRWISEGFISENRGQSQQEAAENCFYELINRNLIQAVDICYDGKVRACRVHAMMLELIISKSAEDNFVTVIGSGQTGLVNHHGSIRRLSVQHIDQNLASVLANEDLSHVRSLTVTSSSCIKHLPSFASFQNLRVLDFEGCDGLEKKYMMCLLFEEGALPMLEDLGLVYSVSMANANGFCLGFQHLPRLRNARVRLYKEGATSSAITSAEVAIKNEADAHPNHPTVTLIEHVKRVDYCSEECPKRTVQSYSEDPELVDNTTKQKET, encoded by the exons ATGTGGAGATCGATGTTCCGATTTATCAATGCTTGGCTACAGGCGGTATTCCGGTATATCACTGCTTGGCTTCAGGCGGCGGCGGCCGATGATTCTGATGCTGTCGCATTGCCTCGGGCGGCGATGGATTTTCCTGTCACTGTTTCGTTTGGCCCCCTCCACCGGCCGCTCCATTCATTCAGGGCTACCAAGAACAATCTCCCAGATGGGGTTAGCGAGGGCCAGGTCCGGCGCCTCGAAGAAGATCTGGAGACATTGTTCACTGAGCTCAAGGTCGTGTCGGAGGCGGACGACCCCAGCTTCACGGCCGGATGCTGGATGAAGGAGGTGCGGGAACTCCGCTACGACGCAGAGGACTTCTTCAACGAGGtcccgcgctcctccgccgccggcaggagcgctctcctctccatcatcctCTGGATCCCCAGTAAACTGAAGCGGCGGCGCCAGGCTGCAGAAGCTTTCTCAGATCTGCGGGCTCGTGCCAGGGATGCGAGTCAAAGACGCCAAAGCCTCCACATTGGCCCAACAACCATCAAGCCTGAATTTGGGCAAGCCAATGTCCGCTCCAGTCCCCAACTACTTCTTGACCTTGAGGAGTCCATGGAGAAGCTTGTAAAACTGATGGCTTTGGATGACCAAGAGATTGCAGATCTGCTGGCCTTTGACAGTGAAGATGCAGAGCAACAAGTTCAGGTGGTACCTATCTTTGGGTCTGCAGGTGTTGGCAAAACGACACTTGCTCGAACCTTCTACCGTAACTTTGGGGGGAAATTCCAGTGCCGGGCTTTCGTGCGGGTGTCGCGGAATCCAGATATGAGGAGGATGCTTTCCAGCATGCTCTCACAAATTAAGGCACCACCGGTCCGTGGCTTTCCTGATGTGCAGGACCTTATTGACCATATCAGAGAATATCTGCAATCCAAAAG ATACTTGattgtaattgatgacttatgggCCTCTTCAACATGGGATATTATTAGCCGTGCTTTTCCTGATGGTGATTGTTGCAGCAGAATAATGGTAACCACAGAAATCAAGGATGTAGCATTGGCATGCAGTAGGTATCAGTTTAAGTACATGTATGAGATGAATCCTCTTAATGGTGATCAATCAAGCAAGTTATTACTCGGCCGAGTTTTTGGGTCTGAAAGTGGCTGTCCTCCAGATTTCAAAGAAGTTACATACGAGATTATCCAGAAATGTGGAGGTTTACCATTAGCAATTGAAAATATAGCCAGCATGTTAGCATGTGAACTAGACGTCGATCAATGGAAGCACGTGCGAGATTCTTTACCCTCTGTTTTGGGTCTGAGGACAAACCCTAGTTCGGAAGGGTTGAAAGAAGTTCTGAACATTATTTACAATAATCTTTCACCATACATGAAGACATGCCTGCTATATCTTAATATGTATCCAGAGGGCAACACTATCAGCAAGGAAGACTTAGTGAAGCAATGGGTAGCTGAAGATTTAATCGGTGAAGGGCAAAACAGAGAGAAAACTGCACGGGATTATTTTGATGAGCTTGTCAGTAGAGGAATGATCCAACCTCTAGACAGAAATTATAATGATGAGGTGTTGACATGCACAGTACACCACATGGTACTAGATCTTATTAGGTACAAATCCCTGGAGGAGAATTTCATCATTAATGTGAGCTGTTTTCAAACAACTCCAGGTCTTCCTGACAAGGTTCGTCGATTGTCTATCCAGTTCGGTGCTGCAAAATGTGCAAATATACCAGCAGACTTTATGATGACTCAAGTTAGATCACTTATGTTTTTTGGGTTCTTTAATTGTGTGCCTTCTGTTGGCGAGTATAAGCTCCTTCAAGTTCTGATTCTTAATATCTGGGCTGATGAAAGAAAAATATTTGACCTCACTAGAATTGGTGAACTGTTTGTGCTGAGATATCTGAAAATTGATGGCAACATCACCGTCCATCTGCCAGATGAGATTCGACAGCTAAAATTATTGGAGACACTGGAACTGCATGCACCAGTAAATGATATGCCATCAGATATTAGTTGCTTGCCATTACTTCGCACTCTGGGCTATTTTGACCTCAGCAAGAGCTCAATAGAGAATGTACAGAGCCTTGGTGAGCTGAACAATCTGGAAGACCTTCATCTCACCTGGTCTAACATTGCACAGCCAGATAATCTGAAGAACAATATGCAATGCTTGGGCACAATTCTCTGGAAACTCAGCAACCTGAAGTCTTTAACTCTAGTACCAGCAGCCTCCTCTCATGCAGATGTTCTGGACGATGCCGGTGGTGCAAGCGTGGGTATTTCTGGCGATGTCTTGAGCAGTTTGTCCTCTCCTCCGGCCCTTCTTCAGAGGCTTGAGCTGTCAGGGGGGTGTTGCATCTTTTCCAGCCTACCCGAGTGGACCAAAGAGCTTGGCAATCTCTGCATTTTGAAGATTGCAGTTAGGAAGCTGTTGAGGAAAGATATTGATATCCTCAAAAGATTGCCAGCACTCATGGCTCTCTCGCTGTACATCTGGACAGCCCCTGTAGGAAAGGTCGTCTTTGATGATGAGGGATTCTCGGTTCTCAAATACTTCAAGTTCACATGTGCTGCCCCATGCGTGGCATTTCTGAAAGGTGCAATGCCTAGTGTCCGGGAGCTCAAGCTAGCATTTGATGCCGACAGAATGGAGCAATACCCCCAGATAGTTCCTGGATTAGAGTACCTGACAGAACTTAGAGAGATCACTGCAAAAGTTGGGGGCACTGGTGCTGATGAATCTGATAAAAGGTACGCTGAGTCAGCACTGAGTGGCGCCATTGCCAATCATCGGAGCACTCCAATAATCAGAGTACAATGTGTAGATCGGATTTTTTTTGGTGCCATCACACAAGAACAAGAATACTGGACTCTGGAAGAACAACATGAGATACAAGAGGAATTGCTTGATCCTCTTCCTGAATTTTTTATTTCCACTCCGAGCACACAAGAGCATGTTGAAGGAAGAGATAAATCGGTTGAGGTGCTGACACAAGAACAGGAACACTGCACTCTTGATCTTGTTACTGAACTTCTTTTGACACCAACACAAACAAGGGATGGAGTGCAGGGTGAACAAATGGGAGGATCGAAGGTGGTTGTGACACAAGAACAGGAACACTGGATTACGGAGAAACAACACGAGACACGAGCAGAATTTCTTGATCCTCTTCCCGATCTCCTTATTTCCACTCAAAGCACAGACAAAGAAACGGGAGATggagctcagggtgaaataataaAAAGATCAATGGAGGTCCTGACACATGGACATGAACACTTAACTCTAGAAAAACAACATGAGATTCATGAGGAATTGTTTGATCTTCTCCCTGAAGTTCTTTCCACTCCAAGCACACAGATACAAGTGACAGAGGAAGTTCAGGATGGAGAAATAGAAAGATTGATGGAGGTGCTGACACAAGAGCAAGAACAGTGCACCCTTGAAAGCCAACACGAGATGACAGAGGGAATGCAGGATGTACAAATAGGGACATCGATTGAGGCGGCGGCACAAGAAGACAACAATACTCGGCAAAGACAGCATGAGATTGAAAAGGAATTGCTTGATCCTCTTCCTGAACTTCTTTCTATTTCAAGCACTCCAAGCCCAGAAATACAAATAATAGATGAAGTGCAGAATAGAGTAACACAGAGATCGATGGAGGTAGTGAGCGCTTCCCAGGGCACGTTGGGACCCCTACTGGAGAAGATCAATGGTTTGCTCGCCAATGAGCATGCTAGCTTGAATGGGGGCCTGCGCCGTGAAGTCCGCTACCTCAAATCTGATCTGGCGGACATGCATACCATGATGAAAAAGTACACGATGCTGGAAGATCCAGATGTCCTGGTGAAGGAATGGATATCGTTGCTGAGGGAGTTGTCTTATGATGCAGAGGATTGCCTTGACAAGTTTGTTCAGAAGCTCGACAGTGGCGGTAGTCACGGTGGATTCAAGGGGATAGTCCGCAGGGCTTCTCTCCTTCCGAAGAAAATTAAATCTCGGCGCGGATTCGCAGAAAAAATTGGCGAGCTGAAAGTTTGTGTCAAGAACTTGAGAGAGCTCAAGAGTAAACTGGACGATACTGCTTGCGTCACATCTTATCATTCAACCGTGGATCCCCGGCTGTCTGCTCGTTTTGCTGACGGCGGGCACCTTGTGGGCATTGACGGTCCAAGAGATGATCTTACCAAGTGGATGGTTGAAGTAGGAAACAGCTCAGCAAAGAATCATCGTAGGGTGTTATCTATTGTTGGGTTTGGTGGATTGGGAAAGACAACACTAGCGAATCAGGTCTATCGCAAGACTGAAGGGCATTTTCATTGTCAGGCCTTTGTATCAGTCTCGCAAAAGCCGAATATAAAGAAAATTATCATGGACTTGATCTCCCAAGTGTCTTCCCATGGATTCACGGAAGATATTGACAATTGGGACGAAAGGAGATCCATTGAAGAGCTAAGAGGACTGCTACAAGGCAAGAG GTATCTCGTCGTCATTGATGATATATGGTCTATAGAGGCATGGAATATTATCAAGTCTGCTCTTCCAGAGAATAACTGTTCTAGCAGAATTATAACTACTACACGCATTATTGACGTTGCAAGGTCATGTTGTGTGGATCGAGATGACCGCATGTATGAAATGCAATTCTTGAGTGATTATCATTCTAAAAAAATGTTCTTCAAAAGAATTTTTGGGTTTGAGGATGTTCCCGATATGCTGGAAGAAGTTTCAAaagaaattttaaaaaaatgtggaGGCCTACCATTGGCAATTATCAGTATGTCTAGTTTATTGGCAAATAGACCAGCTAAGAAAGAGGAGTGGGAAAAAGTCATAACGTCAACTGGTTCTGCAAGTCTAGAGGGAATGAAGGGCATACTATGGCTTAGCTACAAGGATCTTCCAGATAATCTCAAGACTTGTTTGTTGTATTTAAGTAATTTTCCTGAGGGCTCTGTGATTGAGAGAGATAGGTTAGTGAGACGGTGGATATCAGAAGGCTTTATCTCTGAAAATCGTGGGCAAAGTCAGCAAGAGGCCGCGGAGAACTGTTTCTATGAGCTTATCAACAGAAACTTGATTCAAGCAGTGGACATTTGCTATGATGGTAAGGTTCGTGCATGCCGAGTCCATGCCATGATGCTTGAACTCATCATTTCAAAGTCAGCTGAAGATAATTTCGTCACGGTGATTGGTAGCGGGCAGACTGGTTTGGTAAATCACCATGGTTCTATTCGACGACTATCTGTCCAGCACATTGACCAGAATCTTGCATCTGTATTGGCAAATGAAGATCTAAGCCATGTACGCTCTCTAACAGTTACATCATCAAGTTGCATCAAACACTTGCCTAGTTTTGCTTCCTTTCAAAATTTGCGTGTACTGGATTTTGAAGGGTGTGATGGATTGGAAAAGAAATATATGATGTGTCTTCTGTTTGAGGAAGGGGCACTGCCGATGCTCGAGGATCTTGGCCTAGTCTACTCTGTGTCAATGGCGAATGCCAATGGATTCTGCCTGGGTTTTCAGCACCTCCCAAGACTGAGAAATGCACGAGTCCGTCTCTACAAAGAGGGCGCAACATCTTCTGCTATCACTTCTGCAGAAGTTGCTATAAAGAATGAAGCAGATGCCCATCCCAACCATCCCACAGTAACTCTGATAGAACATGTCAAGAGAGTGGATTATTGCTCTGAGGAATGTCCTAAGAGAACCGTACAGAGCTACTCTGAAGACCCAGAACTAGTTGACAATACAACTAAGCAAAAG GAAACTTAA